GGGACCATCGCCGGGTAGACGCAGACGGCGCCGACGTGTGGGCAGGACGGGTCGGCCGGGTCCGGGCGCAGCGCCTTCGCGGCCAGCGCGCGCACCTTGCCGGGGGTGTCCGCCCCCTCCAGGGTGGTCAGGTCGACCATCCGGATGGCCAGGTCGATCGCCTGGGCCTTCGCGGTGGTCTTGATGGAGCGGGTGCCGAGCTGTGCCGCCCGCTGCTCCGCGCCGACCTGGTCCACGCCGGGCAGGCCGTGCAGGAAGGTCCGCAGAGCGGTCTCGGATCGTCCCAGCTCGGAGAGCTCCGACCGGGCCGACGTCGTTGTCGCCGTCATGCCGAGAAGTCTACGCACGGGAACACTGAGTGATCTTGCTCACGCCCGCCCGGTGACGCGCCGGCGTGAGCGGCGTCGCTGGTCCGGCCGCAGCCGCACCGCCACGCCGGACGGACCGGTAGGTTGAGCGATCGTGGACGTACACGTCATTGACCACCCGCTGGCCCAGTCTCGGCTGACCGCCATGCGGGACTCGCGCACCGATTCCTCGACGTTCCGGGCCGCGCTGCACGAACTGACCACCATGCTGGTGTACGAGGCGGCGCGCTCCTTCCCCGTCGAGCGGTACCCGGTGCAGACGCCGGTCACCGCCACCGTGGGCACCAGGCTGGCCAACCCGCCGCTGCTGGTGCCGGTGCTGCGGGCCGGCCTGGGCATGGCGGACGCCGCGCTCGGCCTGCTGCCCGAGTCCTCGATGGGCTTCGTCGGCCTGGCCCGCGACGAGGAGACCTACGAGCCGCGCGCGTACATGGAGTCGCTGCCCCGGGAGCTGTCCGGGCTGCCGGTGCTGGTGCTCGACCCGATGCTGGCCACCGGTGGCTCGCTGGAGCACTGCTGCCGGCTGCTGGCCGATCG
The nucleotide sequence above comes from Micromonospora sp. NBC_00389. Encoded proteins:
- the upp gene encoding uracil phosphoribosyltransferase; its protein translation is MDVHVIDHPLAQSRLTAMRDSRTDSSTFRAALHELTTMLVYEAARSFPVERYPVQTPVTATVGTRLANPPLLVPVLRAGLGMADAALGLLPESSMGFVGLARDEETYEPRAYMESLPRELSGLPVLVLDPMLATGGSLEHCCRLLADRGCTDITVLCVLAAPVGIERLERSGLPLRLVTASIDEGLNDRKFIVPGLGDAGDRQFGGMPRF